In Deltaproteobacteria bacterium, one DNA window encodes the following:
- a CDS encoding radical SAM protein, with the protein MPQRIVLLEPPYVFWDRAMDRIRDGEESVTGWGVLVLAAVAKRRGHEVAIVDAKGGGITLAEATEHVAAFAPDVLGISATTISIRNGARIAAAVKEKLPHVTIVVGGPHVSAVPEATLAAFPEFDYGISGEGEIAFFALLDALAGGAPTRTLPGVVGRDGDGAVHANCRAPYIDDLDALPFPAWEVLGGAFPHRFGPSIFNYRCTPMATLVTSRGCPFSCAFCDRSTSGKLGRYHGVEYVMEMCRMLAGRGTRHVMFYDDLFTVKKKRVVELCEAMIRARLPFTWSCNSHPNLLDLDTMKLMKRAGCWQIAYGVESGSQRVLNVVKHEVKLPRLRETLRMTREAGIRAKGYLMLGHPTETVESMEETRAFLEEADLDVAQVTKFTPYPGTPAYSTIHQHGTFTEDWERMNAMNFTFIPNGLTEEILEEYFARCYRAFYTRPRVLWGLARSFAAQPSYIPRFLGYARKYVAGARARRGERAAAAHPASDTPLAAAP; encoded by the coding sequence ATGCCGCAGCGGATCGTCCTCCTCGAACCGCCGTACGTCTTCTGGGATCGAGCGATGGATCGGATCCGCGACGGCGAGGAGAGCGTCACGGGTTGGGGCGTGCTCGTGCTCGCGGCGGTCGCGAAACGGCGCGGGCACGAGGTCGCGATCGTCGACGCCAAGGGCGGCGGCATCACGCTCGCCGAGGCGACGGAGCACGTCGCCGCGTTCGCCCCCGACGTGCTCGGCATCTCCGCCACCACGATCTCGATCCGCAACGGCGCCCGCATCGCCGCCGCCGTGAAGGAGAAGCTGCCGCACGTGACGATCGTCGTCGGCGGTCCGCACGTGAGCGCGGTTCCGGAAGCGACGCTCGCGGCGTTCCCGGAGTTCGACTACGGCATCTCCGGCGAAGGCGAGATCGCCTTCTTCGCGCTCCTCGACGCGCTGGCGGGCGGCGCCCCGACCCGGACCCTCCCGGGCGTCGTCGGCCGCGACGGCGACGGCGCCGTCCACGCCAACTGCCGCGCGCCCTACATCGACGATCTCGACGCGCTGCCCTTCCCCGCGTGGGAGGTCCTCGGCGGCGCGTTCCCGCACCGCTTCGGCCCGTCGATCTTCAACTATCGCTGCACGCCGATGGCGACCCTGGTCACGTCGCGCGGCTGCCCGTTCTCCTGCGCATTCTGCGACCGCTCCACGTCCGGGAAGCTCGGGCGCTATCACGGCGTCGAGTACGTGATGGAGATGTGCCGCATGCTCGCCGGGCGCGGCACCCGCCACGTGATGTTCTACGACGACCTCTTCACCGTGAAGAAGAAGCGCGTCGTCGAGCTCTGCGAAGCGATGATCCGCGCCAGGCTGCCGTTCACGTGGAGCTGCAACAGCCACCCGAATCTCCTCGACCTCGACACGATGAAGCTCATGAAGCGGGCGGGCTGCTGGCAGATCGCCTACGGCGTCGAGTCGGGGTCGCAGCGCGTCCTGAACGTCGTGAAGCACGAGGTGAAGCTGCCGCGCCTGCGCGAGACGCTCCGCATGACTCGCGAGGCCGGTATCCGCGCCAAGGGCTACCTCATGCTCGGTCACCCGACCGAGACCGTCGAGAGCATGGAGGAGACTCGCGCGTTCCTCGAGGAGGCCGACCTCGACGTCGCGCAGGTGACGAAGTTCACGCCCTACCCCGGCACCCCGGCGTATTCCACGATCCATCAGCACGGCACGTTCACCGAGGACTGGGAGCGGATGAACGCGATGAACTTCACCTTCATCCCGAACGGGCTCACCGAAGAGATCCTCGAGGAGTACTTCGCGCGCTGCTACCGCGCCTTCTACACGCGCCCGCGCGTGCTCTGGGGCCTCGCGCGCTCCTTCGCCGCGCAGCCGAGCTACATCCCCCGCTTCCTCGGATACGCCCGCAAGTACGTCGCCGGCGCGCGGGCGCGCCGCGGCGAGCGCGCCGCCGCCGCTCATCCTGCTTCCGACACCCCTCTGGCTGCCGCTCCGTGA
- a CDS encoding DoxX family protein — protein MEFIRAREAESYAILRIVTGFLFQWHGMQKLFDFPQPMPEGVPAVIIWVAGPLELFGGLFVMVGFFARPVAFVMSGLMAFAYWMGHGTQALLPSMNGGELAALYCFLFLFISARGSGIWSLDGGD, from the coding sequence GTGGAGTTCATACGCGCGCGGGAAGCCGAGAGCTACGCAATCCTGCGGATCGTAACCGGGTTCCTCTTCCAGTGGCACGGCATGCAGAAGCTCTTCGATTTTCCGCAGCCGATGCCGGAGGGCGTGCCGGCCGTCATCATCTGGGTCGCGGGTCCGCTCGAGCTCTTCGGGGGCTTGTTCGTCATGGTCGGTTTCTTCGCGCGGCCGGTCGCGTTCGTGATGAGCGGCCTCATGGCCTTCGCCTACTGGATGGGGCACGGCACCCAGGCGCTCCTGCCGTCGATGAACGGCGGCGAGCTTGCCGCGCTCTACTGCTTCCTCTTCCTGTTCATCAGCGCGCGAGGCTCGGGGATCTGGAGTCTCGACGGCGGCGACTGA